The Pseudarthrobacter sulfonivorans genome includes a window with the following:
- a CDS encoding DsbA family protein, translating to MSAVTVARNVRVAIWTVMAVLVAGGVIWFAVFTANKPATPAPPATADSQVAREDSHRLTSPPAEKAQLVEFLDFECEACRAAEPLVAELKEEYGDRITFTHRYFPLPGHLNSGTAALAVEAAARQGHYEAMVTKLFATQPEWGGKQDSQAALFRTYAEGLGLDMARFDQDVAAEDAKERIRRDIADGKTLGVTGTPTFFLNGEKLTLNTEAQFRQLLDDAVK from the coding sequence ATGAGTGCCGTTACTGTCGCGCGCAACGTCCGCGTCGCTATCTGGACTGTCATGGCGGTCCTAGTGGCTGGGGGCGTGATCTGGTTCGCCGTGTTTACCGCAAACAAACCTGCCACGCCCGCGCCGCCGGCGACCGCTGATTCCCAGGTGGCGAGGGAAGACAGCCACCGGCTCACCAGCCCACCGGCCGAAAAAGCCCAGCTGGTCGAGTTTCTGGACTTCGAATGCGAGGCCTGCCGCGCCGCCGAGCCCTTGGTGGCGGAGCTGAAGGAGGAGTACGGGGACAGGATCACGTTCACCCACCGCTACTTCCCCCTGCCCGGACACCTGAACTCCGGCACCGCAGCGCTCGCTGTCGAAGCCGCCGCGCGCCAGGGGCACTACGAAGCCATGGTCACGAAGCTGTTCGCGACCCAGCCGGAGTGGGGCGGAAAGCAGGACTCCCAGGCCGCCCTCTTCCGGACGTACGCCGAAGGGCTCGGCCTCGACATGGCCCGGTTCGATCAGGACGTTGCGGCCGAGGACGCCAAGGAACGGATCCGCCGGGACATCGCGGACGGCAAAACCCTCGGCGTCACCGGCACCCCGACGTTCTTCCTCAACGGCGAAAAACTCACGCTGAACACCGAAGCCCAGTTCCGGCAGCTGCTCGACGACGCCGTCAAGTAG
- a CDS encoding ATP-dependent Clp protease ATP-binding subunit has product MFERFTDRARRVVVLAQEEARTLNHNYIGTEHILLGLIHEGEGVAAKALESLSISLDGVREQVQEILGPGQQSPSGHIPFTPRAKKVLELALREALQLGHNYIGTEHILLGLVREGEGVAAQVLVKLGADPDRVRQQVIQLLSGYQGKETTGADLGPGQPEGTPAGSVVLDQFGRNLTQAARENKLDPVIGRESEMERVMQVLSRRTKNNPVLIGEPGVGKTAVVEGLAQAIVRGDVPETLKDKQLYTLDLGSVVAGSRYRGDFEERLKKVLKEIRTRGDILLFIDEIHTLVGAGAAEGAIDAASILKPLLARGELQTIGATTLDDYRKHIEKDAALERRFQPIQVQEPSVADAIEILKGLRDRYEAHHRVTITDGALVAAANLSERYISDRFLPDKAIDLIDEAGARLRIRRMSAPPELKAMDERIAKLKMEKESALDAEDYAGAASLRDQEQKLVAQRREKERHWKTGGMDDISEVDEDLIAEVLANATGIPVFKLTEEESSRLLRMEDELHQRVVGQDEAIRSVSRAIRRTRAGLKDPKRPGGSFIFAGPTGVGKTELAKALAEFLFGEDDALITLDMSEYSEKHTVSRLFGAPPGYVGYDEGGQLTEKVRRRPFSVVLFDEVEKAHTDLFNSLLQILEDGRLTDSHGRVVDFKNTVIIMTTNLGTRDISKSVTTGFQSGTDTQTGYNRMRARVTEELKQHFRPEFLNRVDDVIVFPQLTQEEIIQIVNLMIGRLEQRLADKDMGIELTTAAKVLLATRGYDPAMGARPLRRTIQREIEDQLSEKILVGEIHPGDIVVVDVDGDGDDAQFTFAGNTKPRIPDALPAAS; this is encoded by the coding sequence TGATCCATGAAGGTGAAGGCGTTGCCGCCAAAGCTCTTGAGTCCTTGAGCATTTCGCTCGACGGCGTGCGTGAGCAGGTGCAGGAGATCCTCGGCCCGGGCCAGCAGTCCCCATCCGGCCACATCCCCTTCACCCCGCGCGCCAAGAAGGTGCTGGAGCTGGCCCTGCGCGAGGCCCTGCAGTTGGGCCACAACTATATCGGCACCGAGCACATCCTGCTCGGTCTCGTCCGCGAGGGTGAGGGTGTTGCCGCGCAGGTGCTCGTCAAGCTCGGCGCGGACCCGGACAGGGTCCGCCAGCAGGTCATCCAGCTCCTCTCGGGTTACCAGGGCAAGGAGACCACGGGCGCAGACCTAGGCCCGGGCCAGCCGGAAGGTACTCCTGCCGGTTCCGTGGTGCTGGACCAGTTCGGCCGCAACCTGACGCAGGCTGCGCGGGAGAACAAGCTGGATCCCGTGATCGGGCGCGAATCCGAGATGGAACGCGTTATGCAGGTCCTGTCGCGGCGTACCAAGAACAACCCTGTCCTGATCGGTGAGCCCGGCGTCGGCAAGACCGCCGTCGTCGAAGGCCTCGCCCAGGCCATCGTCCGCGGCGACGTGCCGGAAACCCTCAAGGACAAGCAGCTGTACACCCTGGACCTGGGCTCCGTGGTGGCCGGTTCCCGGTATCGCGGTGACTTCGAGGAGCGGCTGAAGAAGGTCCTGAAGGAGATCCGCACCCGCGGGGATATTCTTTTGTTCATTGATGAGATCCACACCCTTGTCGGTGCCGGTGCGGCCGAGGGTGCGATCGATGCGGCTTCGATCCTGAAGCCGTTGCTGGCCCGGGGCGAGCTGCAGACCATTGGTGCCACGACGCTGGATGACTACCGCAAGCACATCGAGAAGGATGCCGCGCTTGAGCGCCGCTTCCAGCCGATCCAGGTTCAGGAACCCTCCGTGGCCGACGCGATCGAGATCCTCAAGGGCCTGCGTGACCGGTACGAGGCGCACCACCGGGTCACCATCACCGACGGCGCGCTGGTCGCCGCGGCGAACCTTTCGGAGCGTTACATCTCGGACCGCTTCCTGCCGGACAAGGCGATCGACCTGATCGATGAGGCCGGTGCCCGGCTGCGCATCCGCCGGATGAGCGCTCCCCCGGAGCTGAAGGCCATGGATGAGCGGATCGCCAAGCTGAAGATGGAGAAGGAGTCCGCGTTGGATGCGGAGGACTACGCGGGTGCCGCTTCGCTGCGCGACCAGGAGCAGAAGCTCGTCGCGCAGCGTCGAGAGAAGGAACGCCACTGGAAGACCGGCGGCATGGACGATATCTCCGAGGTGGATGAGGATCTGATCGCGGAGGTGCTGGCGAATGCCACCGGTATTCCGGTGTTCAAGCTGACCGAGGAGGAGTCCAGCCGTCTGCTGAGGATGGAAGACGAGCTGCACCAGCGCGTGGTGGGCCAGGATGAGGCGATTAGGTCGGTTTCGCGGGCCATCCGCCGTACCCGTGCAGGCCTGAAGGACCCGAAGCGTCCCGGCGGTTCGTTCATCTTCGCCGGGCCCACGGGCGTCGGCAAGACCGAACTCGCCAAGGCCCTGGCCGAATTCCTGTTCGGCGAGGACGACGCACTGATCACCCTGGACATGTCCGAGTACTCGGAGAAGCACACAGTGTCGCGGCTATTCGGTGCCCCTCCGGGCTACGTCGGTTACGACGAAGGCGGCCAGCTGACCGAGAAGGTCCGGCGTCGTCCGTTCTCCGTGGTCCTCTTCGACGAGGTGGAGAAGGCGCACACGGACCTGTTCAACTCACTCCTGCAGATCCTGGAAGACGGCCGCCTGACCGATAGCCATGGCCGGGTGGTGGACTTCAAGAACACGGTGATCATCATGACCACCAACCTGGGCACGCGGGACATCTCCAAGAGCGTCACCACCGGCTTCCAATCGGGCACGGACACGCAGACCGGCTACAACCGGATGCGCGCCCGGGTCACGGAGGAGCTCAAGCAGCACTTCCGCCCCGAGTTCCTGAACCGTGTTGACGACGTCATCGTGTTCCCCCAGCTGACCCAGGAGGAGATCATCCAGATCGTGAACCTGATGATCGGCCGCCTGGAGCAGCGCCTGGCAGACAAGGACATGGGTATCGAGCTCACCACCGCAGCCAAGGTGCTGCTGGCAACCCGCGGGTATGACCCGGCCATGGGTGCGCGGCCGCTGCGCCGCACCATCCAGCGCGAGATCGAGGACCAGCTCTCCGAGAAGATTCTCGTCGGAGAGATCCACCCGGGCGACATCGTTGTGGTGGACGTGGATGGCGACGGCGACGACGCGCAGTTCACCTTCGCAGGAAACACGAAACCCCGGATCCCGGACGCACTGCCGGCCGCGAGCTAA